One window of the Chloracidobacterium sp. genome contains the following:
- a CDS encoding N4-gp56 family major capsid protein, protein MPIQTSSTVAHAVNNYYDRVMLSRALPHLVHTWFGQVRDIPTNNSNVIKFRRYNSLTVSTTALTAGTTPSTASLSVTDVTATLAQYGNVIETSDELMLTTLDPYTTEVMELLGENAGQTLDQICREILVAGTSVQYASSATSRVTVSSAMKLTAAEVREAVRTLKNNNARKIASMISPNPNVDTVPVDAAFIGLIHPNTTYDLKSDAAFVPVENYPSQANVMPGEVGKIDEVRFIETTYAKVWTAAGAAGIDVYGTLILGADAYGVTRLAGHAMEVIQKALGSAGSADPLNQRATAGWKAWFTSVILNNLFMTRVEHAAS, encoded by the coding sequence ATGCCTATTCAAACATCCTCAACAGTCGCACACGCCGTAAACAACTATTACGATCGTGTCATGCTTTCCCGCGCTTTGCCTCACCTTGTTCACACATGGTTCGGTCAGGTGCGCGACATTCCGACCAACAACTCGAATGTCATCAAGTTCCGCCGCTACAACAGCCTCACGGTCTCGACTACGGCTTTGACCGCTGGAACGACCCCTTCGACGGCTTCCCTTTCTGTCACCGACGTAACGGCCACTTTGGCTCAATACGGTAACGTGATTGAAACGTCCGACGAACTCATGCTCACGACCCTTGACCCGTACACAACGGAAGTCATGGAACTCTTGGGCGAGAACGCCGGTCAGACGCTCGATCAGATCTGTCGCGAAATTCTCGTTGCCGGCACAAGCGTTCAGTACGCTTCGTCAGCCACGTCCCGCGTCACGGTCAGCTCGGCCATGAAGCTCACCGCCGCAGAAGTCCGTGAAGCTGTCCGTACTCTGAAAAATAACAACGCTCGTAAGATCGCTTCGATGATCTCTCCGAACCCGAATGTTGACACCGTTCCTGTCGATGCAGCCTTTATCGGCCTCATCCACCCGAACACGACATACGATTTGAAGAGTGATGCCGCGTTCGTCCCTGTCGAGAACTACCCATCACAAGCCAACGTCATGCCGGGCGAAGTCGGAAAGATCGATGAAGTTCGCTTCATTGAAACGACCTACGCTAAAGTATGGACGGCTGCCGGAGCCGCCGGTATCGATGTGTATGGAACGCTGATCCTTGGTGCTGATGCCTACGGTGTCACCCGCCTTGCCGGTCACGCGATGGAAGTTATTCAGAAGGCCCTCGGTTCAGCAGGATCCGCAGATCCTCTCAACCAGCGCGCAACAGCCGGTTGGAAAGCATGGTTCACGTCCGTCATCTTGAACAACTTGTTCATGACCCGCGTGGAACACGCAGCCTCGTAG
- a CDS encoding HNH endonuclease, whose protein sequence is MPTRKNEYRLLLRRGDKDVVCRVDADSLPIIAICEWTVGNNGYATGSIRGKPVLLHRLILRSGTGEQVDHINGDKLDNRYCNLRIADQRLNSLNRPLRKDNKTGYRGVTFTSKGRYRANITSNKKTTWLGSFDTPEQAAHAYNVAALRLNGEHARLNLLNPAEAA, encoded by the coding sequence ATGCCTACTAGAAAAAATGAGTATCGTCTCCTCTTAAGGAGGGGTGACAAAGACGTTGTATGTAGAGTCGATGCTGATAGTCTACCAATCATCGCTATCTGTGAGTGGACGGTCGGCAACAACGGTTACGCTACAGGATCAATAAGAGGCAAACCTGTGCTTCTGCATCGGTTAATACTTCGTTCAGGGACAGGCGAACAAGTCGACCACATCAACGGCGATAAGCTCGACAATCGGTATTGCAATTTACGCATCGCTGACCAGAGGCTTAACAGCCTCAATAGGCCTCTGCGCAAAGACAACAAGACTGGATATCGTGGCGTAACCTTCACAAGTAAGGGTCGGTATCGGGCCAATATAACTTCGAACAAGAAGACTACATGGCTTGGATCATTCGATACCCCAGAACAGGCCGCCCATGCTTACAATGTCGCCGCGTTGAGACTCAATGGTGAACACGCGAGACTAAATCTTCTCAATCCTGCTGAAGCCGCCTGA
- a CDS encoding HNH endonuclease: protein MKKLHRVLVENLLGRELATRETVHHIDEDKMNNTLGNLFLFRHKSAHQRWHKFLDRHSLDGKILESNLNLLAS, encoded by the coding sequence ATGAAAAAACTTCATCGCGTTTTAGTTGAGAACCTTTTAGGCAGAGAATTGGCCACAAGAGAGACAGTCCACCATATCGACGAGGATAAAATGAATAACACATTAGGTAATCTTTTTCTCTTCCGTCATAAATCCGCGCACCAACGCTGGCACAAATTCCTAGATAGGCACAGTCTGGATGGTAAAATACTAGAATCGAATCTTAATCTTCTAGCCTCTTAA